From a single Myotis daubentonii chromosome 5, mMyoDau2.1, whole genome shotgun sequence genomic region:
- the TLR2 gene encoding toll-like receptor 2 isoform X2, giving the protein MEDTAKPMLRLNHGTMPHALWTLWVLGTVISLFKEGAPDQASSLTCDPPGICDGHSRSLISIPSGLMATMKSLDLSNNKITYVSNSDLRGCVNLKALRLGSNNIDTIEEDSFFSLGSLEHLDLSYNLLPNLSASWFRPLTSLNFLNLLGNPYKTLGKTSLFSHLTNLRILKVGHSYHFTEIQEKDFVGLTVLKELEIDASNLQKYGPNSLKVIQNISHLILHMKQPAFLPEIFVDLVSSLEHLELRDTRLGTFRFSKVSTNETKTIKKFTFRNVEITDESFNEMVKLLNYGSDILDVEFDSCTLDGLGDFDPAMDTNKDVSKIETLTIRRLYIPHFYSFYDLRSLYSLTGTVKRITIENSKVFLVPCLLSQHLKSLEYLDLSGNLLVENSLKNAACEYAWPSLQTLILRQNHLRSLEQTGETLLTLKSLTNLDISKNNFHPISKTCQWPEKMTCLNLSSTRIQSLTKCIPQKLEILDVSNNSLSSFSLTMPQLRELYISGNKLKTLPDASSFPMLLVMRISRNTINTFSKEQLDSFQKLKTLEAGSNNFICSCEFLSFTQGQPALAQVLIDWPENYLCDSPSHVRGQRVQDTHLSASECHRVALVSAVCCALFLLILLAGVLCHRFHGLWYMKMMWAWLQAKRKPKRAPQRDLCYDAFVSYSEQDSHWVENLMVQELEHFNPPFKLCLHKRDFVPGKWIIDNIIDSIEKSHKTIFVLSENFVKSEWCKYELDFSHFRLFDENNDAAILVLLEPLEKKAIPQRFCKLRKIMNTKTYLEWPTDETQQEGFWLNLRTAIKS; this is encoded by the exons AG gttGAATCACGGGACCATGCCACATGCCTTGTGGACACTGTGGGTCTTGGGGACCGTCATCAGCCTGTTCAAGGAAGGGGCCCCTGATCAGGCTTCTTCTCTGACTTGTGACCCCCCTGGGATCTGCGATGGCCACTCCAGATCTTTAATCTCCATCCCCTCAGGGCTCATGGCAACTATGAAGAGCCTCGACCTGTCGAACAACAAGATCACCTATGTCAGCAACAGCGACCTGCGGGGGTGTGTGAACCTCAAGGCTCTGAGGCTGGGATCCAATAACATTGACACGATAGAGgaagattcctttttctccctggGGAGCCTTGAACATTTGGATTTATCCTATAATCTCTTACCTAATTTATCAGCCTCCTGGTTCAGGCCCCTGACTTCCTTGAACTTCTTAAACTTACTGGGAAACCCTTACAAAACACTCGGGAAAACATCTCTTTTTTCTCATCTCACCAACTTGCGAATCCTAAAAGTAGGACACAGTTACCACTTCACTGAAATTCAGGAAAAGGATTTTGTTGGGCTAACTGTTCTGAAGGAACTTGAGATTGATGCTTCCAATCTCCAGAAGTATGGGCCAAACAGTTTGAAGGTGATTCAGAACATCAGCCACCTGATCCTTCATATGAAGCAGCCTGCTTTCTTGCCGGAGATTTTTGTAGATCTTGTAAGTTCCTTGGAACACTTGGAACTGAGAGATACTCGTTTGGGCACTTTCCGTTTTTCAAAAGTATCCACCAATGAAACCAAGACAATTAAAAAGTTCACCTTTAGAAATGTGGAAATCACGGATGAAAGttttaatgaaatggtgaaactGTTGAATTATGGTTCTGACATATTAGATGTGGAGTTTGATAGCTGCACCCTTGATGGACTTGGTGATTTTGACCCTGCTATGGACACAAATAAAGATGTAAGTAAAATAGAGACATTAACAATACGGAGGTTGTATATTCCACATTTTTACTCATTTTATGATCTGAGGAGTTTATATTCACTTACTGGAACAGTTAAAAGAATCACAATAGAAAACAGTAAGGTTTTCCTAGTTCCTTGTTTACTCTCGCAACACTTAAAATCATTGGAATATTTGGACCTGAGTGGCAACTTATTAGTTGAAAACTCGTTGAAAAATGCAGCCTGTGAGTATGCCTGGCCCTCCCTGCAAACCTTAATTTTAAGGCAGAATCATTTGAGATCGTTAGAACAAACCGGAGAAACTTTGCTTACTCTGAAAAGTCTGACTAACCTTGATATCAGTAAGAATAATTTCCATCCTATATCTAAAACTTGCCAGTGGCCAGAAAAGATGACATGTTTGAACTTATCCAGTACAAGAATACAGAGTTTAACCAAATGCATTCCTCAGAAACTGGAAATTTTAGATGTTAGCAACAACAGCCTCAGTTCGTTTTCGTTGACGATGCCACAACTCAGAGAACTTTATATTTCCGGAAATAAGTTGAAGACTCTACCAGATGCTTCCTCCTTCCCCATGTTACTAGTCATGAGAATCAGCAGAAATACAATAAATACTTTCTCTAAGGAGCAACTTGATTCTTTTCAAAAACTGAAGACGTTGGAAGCTGGCAGCAACAATTTCATCTGTTCCTGTGAATTCCTGTCCTTCACTCAGGGGCAGCCAGCACTGGCCCAAGTCCTGATCGACTGGCCAGAGAACTACCTGTGTGACTCTCCATCCCATGTGCGGGGCCAGCGGGTGCAGGACACTCATCTCTCGGCTTCTGAGTGCCACAGGGTGGCTCTGGTGTCTGCCGTATGCTGTGCCCTTTTCCTGCTGATCCTGCTCGCCGGGGTTCTGTGCCACCGTTTCCACGGCCTGTGGTACATGAAAATGATGTGGGCCTGGCTCCAGGCCAAAAGGAAGCCCAAGCGAGCCCCCCAGAGGGACCTCTGTTATGACGCCTTTGTGTCTTACAGTGAGCAGGATTCCCACTGGGTGGAGAACCTGATGGTCCAGGAGCTGGAGCACTTCAACCCTCCCTTTAAGCTCTGTCTTCATAAGCGGGACTTTGTTCCTGGCAAATGGATTATTGACAACATCATTGACTCCATCGAAAAGAGCCACAAAACCATCTTCGTGCTTTCCGAGAACTTTGTGAAGAGCGAGTGGTGCAAGTACGAACTGGACTTCTCGCATTTCCGCCTCTTTGATGAGAACAACGATGCCGCCATTCTCGTTCTGCTGGAGCCGCTGGAGAAGAAGGCAATCCCCCAGCGTTTCTGCAAGCTGCGCAAGATCATGAACACCAAGACCTACCTGGAGTGGCCCACTGATGAAACCCAGCAGGAGGGGTTCTGGTTAAACTTGAGAACTGCAATAAAGTCCTAA
- the TLR2 gene encoding toll-like receptor 2 isoform X3, whose amino-acid sequence MPHALWTLWVLGTVISLFKEGAPDQASSLTCDPPGICDGHSRSLISIPSGLMATMKSLDLSNNKITYVSNSDLRGCVNLKALRLGSNNIDTIEEDSFFSLGSLEHLDLSYNLLPNLSASWFRPLTSLNFLNLLGNPYKTLGKTSLFSHLTNLRILKVGHSYHFTEIQEKDFVGLTVLKELEIDASNLQKYGPNSLKVIQNISHLILHMKQPAFLPEIFVDLVSSLEHLELRDTRLGTFRFSKVSTNETKTIKKFTFRNVEITDESFNEMVKLLNYGSDILDVEFDSCTLDGLGDFDPAMDTNKDVSKIETLTIRRLYIPHFYSFYDLRSLYSLTGTVKRITIENSKVFLVPCLLSQHLKSLEYLDLSGNLLVENSLKNAACEYAWPSLQTLILRQNHLRSLEQTGETLLTLKSLTNLDISKNNFHPISKTCQWPEKMTCLNLSSTRIQSLTKCIPQKLEILDVSNNSLSSFSLTMPQLRELYISGNKLKTLPDASSFPMLLVMRISRNTINTFSKEQLDSFQKLKTLEAGSNNFICSCEFLSFTQGQPALAQVLIDWPENYLCDSPSHVRGQRVQDTHLSASECHRVALVSAVCCALFLLILLAGVLCHRFHGLWYMKMMWAWLQAKRKPKRAPQRDLCYDAFVSYSEQDSHWVENLMVQELEHFNPPFKLCLHKRDFVPGKWIIDNIIDSIEKSHKTIFVLSENFVKSEWCKYELDFSHFRLFDENNDAAILVLLEPLEKKAIPQRFCKLRKIMNTKTYLEWPTDETQQEGFWLNLRTAIKS is encoded by the coding sequence ATGCCACATGCCTTGTGGACACTGTGGGTCTTGGGGACCGTCATCAGCCTGTTCAAGGAAGGGGCCCCTGATCAGGCTTCTTCTCTGACTTGTGACCCCCCTGGGATCTGCGATGGCCACTCCAGATCTTTAATCTCCATCCCCTCAGGGCTCATGGCAACTATGAAGAGCCTCGACCTGTCGAACAACAAGATCACCTATGTCAGCAACAGCGACCTGCGGGGGTGTGTGAACCTCAAGGCTCTGAGGCTGGGATCCAATAACATTGACACGATAGAGgaagattcctttttctccctggGGAGCCTTGAACATTTGGATTTATCCTATAATCTCTTACCTAATTTATCAGCCTCCTGGTTCAGGCCCCTGACTTCCTTGAACTTCTTAAACTTACTGGGAAACCCTTACAAAACACTCGGGAAAACATCTCTTTTTTCTCATCTCACCAACTTGCGAATCCTAAAAGTAGGACACAGTTACCACTTCACTGAAATTCAGGAAAAGGATTTTGTTGGGCTAACTGTTCTGAAGGAACTTGAGATTGATGCTTCCAATCTCCAGAAGTATGGGCCAAACAGTTTGAAGGTGATTCAGAACATCAGCCACCTGATCCTTCATATGAAGCAGCCTGCTTTCTTGCCGGAGATTTTTGTAGATCTTGTAAGTTCCTTGGAACACTTGGAACTGAGAGATACTCGTTTGGGCACTTTCCGTTTTTCAAAAGTATCCACCAATGAAACCAAGACAATTAAAAAGTTCACCTTTAGAAATGTGGAAATCACGGATGAAAGttttaatgaaatggtgaaactGTTGAATTATGGTTCTGACATATTAGATGTGGAGTTTGATAGCTGCACCCTTGATGGACTTGGTGATTTTGACCCTGCTATGGACACAAATAAAGATGTAAGTAAAATAGAGACATTAACAATACGGAGGTTGTATATTCCACATTTTTACTCATTTTATGATCTGAGGAGTTTATATTCACTTACTGGAACAGTTAAAAGAATCACAATAGAAAACAGTAAGGTTTTCCTAGTTCCTTGTTTACTCTCGCAACACTTAAAATCATTGGAATATTTGGACCTGAGTGGCAACTTATTAGTTGAAAACTCGTTGAAAAATGCAGCCTGTGAGTATGCCTGGCCCTCCCTGCAAACCTTAATTTTAAGGCAGAATCATTTGAGATCGTTAGAACAAACCGGAGAAACTTTGCTTACTCTGAAAAGTCTGACTAACCTTGATATCAGTAAGAATAATTTCCATCCTATATCTAAAACTTGCCAGTGGCCAGAAAAGATGACATGTTTGAACTTATCCAGTACAAGAATACAGAGTTTAACCAAATGCATTCCTCAGAAACTGGAAATTTTAGATGTTAGCAACAACAGCCTCAGTTCGTTTTCGTTGACGATGCCACAACTCAGAGAACTTTATATTTCCGGAAATAAGTTGAAGACTCTACCAGATGCTTCCTCCTTCCCCATGTTACTAGTCATGAGAATCAGCAGAAATACAATAAATACTTTCTCTAAGGAGCAACTTGATTCTTTTCAAAAACTGAAGACGTTGGAAGCTGGCAGCAACAATTTCATCTGTTCCTGTGAATTCCTGTCCTTCACTCAGGGGCAGCCAGCACTGGCCCAAGTCCTGATCGACTGGCCAGAGAACTACCTGTGTGACTCTCCATCCCATGTGCGGGGCCAGCGGGTGCAGGACACTCATCTCTCGGCTTCTGAGTGCCACAGGGTGGCTCTGGTGTCTGCCGTATGCTGTGCCCTTTTCCTGCTGATCCTGCTCGCCGGGGTTCTGTGCCACCGTTTCCACGGCCTGTGGTACATGAAAATGATGTGGGCCTGGCTCCAGGCCAAAAGGAAGCCCAAGCGAGCCCCCCAGAGGGACCTCTGTTATGACGCCTTTGTGTCTTACAGTGAGCAGGATTCCCACTGGGTGGAGAACCTGATGGTCCAGGAGCTGGAGCACTTCAACCCTCCCTTTAAGCTCTGTCTTCATAAGCGGGACTTTGTTCCTGGCAAATGGATTATTGACAACATCATTGACTCCATCGAAAAGAGCCACAAAACCATCTTCGTGCTTTCCGAGAACTTTGTGAAGAGCGAGTGGTGCAAGTACGAACTGGACTTCTCGCATTTCCGCCTCTTTGATGAGAACAACGATGCCGCCATTCTCGTTCTGCTGGAGCCGCTGGAGAAGAAGGCAATCCCCCAGCGTTTCTGCAAGCTGCGCAAGATCATGAACACCAAGACCTACCTGGAGTGGCCCACTGATGAAACCCAGCAGGAGGGGTTCTGGTTAAACTTGAGAACTGCAATAAAGTCCTAA